The genomic segment GCGGGATGTCGGCAGACCTTGTCGGGCAACTATACGCATTGGGGGCGGCCTTGACCTGGTCGATCAGCTTGGTGCTGTTTCGCCTTTCCGGCGAACACGTCCCTCCGCTTGCGCTCAACCTCTACAAGAACGTAGTGGCCATGGTTCTGCTGGCACTCACGCTGATCATTACCGGTGACAGCGCTGACGTCATCCGCACGTTTCATTGGGAAGACCACGCCATCATGGTCATCAGCGGTTTTCTCGGCATCGCCCTGGCCGACACCGCCTTTCTCTATGCCTTGAACATGGTCGGCGTGGGGCTTGTCACGGTCATCGAGTGCCTTTATTCCCCGCTCGTCGTTCTTTTCGCCTTCTTGATGCTCTCGGAGTCCATGACTGGTCTGCAGATCGCCGGGGCGATTTTCGTTCTTTCCGGACTGTTCGTTTCGTCGCGCCACGAGCCGCCGCGGAATCGCACGCGCGGGGAGTTGCTCAGCGGCTTCCTGTTTGGAGCGGTCTCCATTGCCCTCATGGCCTACGGCATCGTCCTCGCCCGGCCGGTGCTGGTCGTCGTGGGATATCCGCTGATCTGGGCGGCGCTGCTTCGACTATCCGCTGGCACGGCCGCGCTGGCGCTGATCGTGCTCGCGTCGCCCAAGCGGAAGCGCTACTGGTCGGTGTTCAGACCGTCACGTGTCTGGTGGACCTCCGCACCGGCGGCATTCTTCGGAACCTACCTCGCAATGGTCTTCTGGATCGGGGGCTTCAAGCACACCCAGGCGGCGATTGCCGCCATTTTGAACCAGACCTCCGTGGCCTTTGCCCTGATTCTGGCCACGTTCATCCTGCATGAACCATTCACGCGGAGGAAGGCGGTGGCCGTTGCCTTCGCAACGGTCGGCGTAGGGCTGGTCGTGGGCGGCGCGAAATGACGGCGTTTTCGCGGCTCCCCGATGGATGCGCCGCGGTTGCGACAGGAATCGACAGGATTGAAGGAGTAATCTCCCCACGTCCAGTTGTTTTCCTGTCGTCGCAGCGTGCGTTGGTCAGATGATCTCGGTACGCTGTGATCCAGGGCCGGAATCGAAAATCTAGACAACCCGAGGAGAAGCCATGTTGACGCCCGATGTCGATCGCCGGATGTTCCTTGCCTTGAGCGCGGGCTCGACCGTCGGGCTCAGTTTGTGGGGCTTGCCTGACCATGCGCATGCCCAACCTGCGACTGAACATGCGTCAGGCGATGCCGTGGAGCTTCTCGACGGCTTTCCGCAGCAACCAATTGCCCTGGTACGGGAGGCCGTGACGGTTGCCCACGGGCGATTTGAGCGCCTTCGGGAATTGGTCGACCGCATGCCCGAGTTGGCCAAGTGCCGTTGGGACTGGGGCTTTGGAGACTGGGAATCGCCGATCGAGGCCGCCTCCCATACGGGCAATCGCGACATCGCCGCGTACCTGATCGACAAGGGAGCGCGTCCCACCATCTTCACGTTTGCCATGCTCGGGGATCTGGCCGTGGTTCGCGCGATGATTGAATCGCGTCCGGAGTTGCGCCAGACCACGGGACCACATGGACTCACCCTGGCTCATCATGCCAGGGTCGGAGGAGAGGCAGCGGCGTCTGTGCGTGGTTACTTGGAAGAAATTGGTCTTGCCGATGACCCCGTTGCCGAGATTCCGGATGATGCCCGGCAGCTCGTTCTCGGTCGATACGCCTTCGTCGATGCGGGTGGTGCGGTCTTTGAAGTACAGCACGGCAAGCGCGGTCTGGTCGTTAAGGGAGAGGGTGGGATCGCAAGGAGCCTCGTACAGATCTCCCCGGACACATTCCATCCGGTCGGAGCTCCCAGCGTGCGTTTCAGATTTGCCCGGGAAAACGAACGGGCGGCCGGAGGATCTCTGACCTACGGCGGGCGCAGCATCCGGTTCGCGCGGCAAAGCTAGTTCGAGCGCGCCGCGGCGTCTCTGCCTTTTCCCTTGCGTACCCGCGCCGGCGGGGCGCCGTTACATTGCTGTTTCGTATCCTTGTTCGGTCGCGAACAGGGAAATTCCGTTGCCGGCCCTATAATCTCTGGAGAACGGCGCTTGTGCAACGTACGCCGCGGAGATTGCATCCAAGACGGCAATGTGCATTGGCCGAAATCTGAAAGAGGTTTCGAATACGACGGGAGCATCGAGATGAAGTCGTTTGAGGGAGTTGGTTTACTGCTCATCATGGCGATCGTTGGATCTGTCGTCCTGCTTCGGATGACCGGACCGCGCAGCAAGGCGGGGGAGAGCTACGCGGGAACGCCGGGGGCGGGTGAGAACGCCAAGCCGACCCAGGCCAAAATCTCGCGCAGCGGTTACGACGTCACGCCGCTCAGCAAGAGTGAAGTTGAGAAACTGAGTCAGAAGCTGAACGAGCAGGAGAAGGATATTCTGTTGCGCGATTGCACCGAGCCCGCGTTCACCGGCGGCCTGGTGAAGAACAAGGACACGGGGATGTACGTCTGCAAGCTCTGTGGACTTCCCCTCTATGCCAGCGATACGAAGTTTGAGTCCGGCACGGGCTGGCCGAGCTTCTTCAAGCCCATTGATCCCGATCATGTGAGGGAAGTGCGGGATACCAGCCACGGCATGGTTCGGACGGAGATCGTCTGCGCCCGCTGCGGCGGTCACCTGGGTCACGTGTTCGAAGACGGACCGGCGCCCACGGGACAGCGCTATTGCATGAATTCTGCCGCGTTGGATTTCGTCAAGGAGGGCAAAGATATGCCGGAAGGGTCACTTCCTGTCGACAAGAAGACGGCTTACTTCGCCGGCGGCTGTTTCTGGGGAATTGAGGATCAGTTCCAGCAGGTTCCGGGCGTGCTCGACGCCGTATCGGGCTACCAGGGTGGTCAGACGAAGGACCCCTCGTACAAAGAAGTCTGCACCGGCACGACGGGACATGCGGAAACGGTGCGCGTGACCTATGACGCCAACCGCGTTTCGTATCGCGAGCTGCTCGAGTGGTTCTTCAAATTCCACAATCCGACGCAGCTCAACCGCCAGGGTCCGGACGTGGGCGAGCAGTATCGCTCCGCGATTTTCACCGTGGATGAGGATCAGGCGCGCAAGGCTCGAGCGTACATCGAGGAGCTTTCCAAGTCCGATCGCTTCAAGGGGAAGAAAATCGTGACGCAGGTCGAGCCGGCCGGTCCCTTCTACGAGGCCGAGCAATACCACCAGGATTACCATGCCAAGCACGGTGGCTCGTGCGCGTTGCCGGGTTAGTCCACCGGGCGCGCCGCGGCCGGATCATTGCGACTTCTTCTTGATCTTCTCGTAGGCCGCCAGGGCCCGGTTTCGGGCCTCGGCGTGGTCGACGATAGGCTCGGGATATTGCTGTCCCAATTTTACCCCTGCTTCGGCCAGGACACTGTCCGGAGCCTCCCAGGGTGCGTGGACGTACCGATCGGGCAGTTCCCGCAGTTCCGGGACCCACTTGCGAACATAATCGCAGAGTGGATCAAACTTCTGGCCTTGGGAAACCGGGTTGAAGATGCGGAAGTAGGGGGCAGCGTCGGCCCCGCATCCGGCGGTCCATTGCCAGCCAAGCGTGTTATTGGCGAGGTCGGCATCGACAAGCGTGTCCCAGAACCACTCCGCGCCCCGTTGCCATGGGATCAGCAGGTCCTTGACCAGAAACGAAGCTGCGACCATCCGCACGCGATTGTGCATCCAGCCGGTGGTCCATAGTTCCCGCATCCCGGCGTCGACGATCGGATAGCCGGTCCTTCCCTTCTGCCAGGCGCGGAGGAGTTTCGAATCGTCCTTCCAGGGAAACGCGGCGAATTGGTCGCGCAGCGGCTGGTCCACCGTATGCGGGAAATGATGGAGAAGATGGTGGGCGAACTCCCGCCAGCCGAGCTCCGACAGGAAGCTCCGCCGCGACGCCGGCATCTCGCGGCCGTCGGAATCAGGGTTCTGATCCATGGCATGGAGAATCTGCCCGGGGCTGATCTCCCCGAGATGAAGGTGCGGTGAAAGTCGGGACGTCCCTTCGACATCAGGTCGGTTGCGCTGATCGGCGTAATGTCCAAGCGATCGATCCAGGAAACGCTCCAGCTGCGCCCTGGCGCCTCCCTCGCCCGGCGTCCAGTTTTCCCGAAGCCCGCCGACCCAGTCGACGGAAGGCTCCAATTGAAGCGCCTCGAGTTCGACGCTTTCCGGCCAACGACCCGGGGCTTGTAGCTTCCGTGGTGCGCCTGACGGTGCTTGCCGTCTCAACTGCTTCGAACAGTTACGCCAGTACGCGGTGAATACCTGGTAAGGTTCGCCTTCGGCATTGGCAATCTCCCACGGCTCAAAAAGTAGCGCACCGTTGAAGGTATGCACTTCGAGGCCATCTTCGCGCAGTTCCTTTTCGATCTTGCTGTCCCGCTTTGCGGCCGTCGGCTCGTATTGCCGGCTCCAGTAGATCGCCTGTGCTTTGGTCTCCGCGGCGAGCCGGCGCAGCTCCTCCAGCGCGTTGCCGCGGCGGACAATCAGTCGTGAACCGAGGTCGCGAAGGGCGTTGTCAAGCGCGGCCAGTGATTGATGGAGCCACCATTTTCCGGCAGCGCCCGGCTTCCAGGCGCCGCCTTCATCGGGTGACCAGATGAACGTCGGAATGATAACAGCGTCGTTTTGGGTTGCCGCGAGCAGCGCAGGATGATCCGCCAGCCGCAAGTCTCGGCGAAACCAGAGAATCGTACGTCGCGACGCGGAGGAACTCATCGCACTCAACAGGAATTGTAGTTGGTGCCGGTCGATTCCGCATTGCAATTCGGACAGCAAATAAAGAAAAAAGCTCGCCGGATGGAAGCTGGACTGGCCCGATGTTGCCTCAGGCTGGGTTGCCGCTCTCGGGGCGTTGGGGGTTTCCCAATCCGCCAACCCGTTTGGTAAGCTCGTTCAACTGGCGGCGCAGCTCGGCGAGTTCCTGAGCGTACGTGTCCGCTTCGCTTTCCGAGCCGCTAGTCGAGGTTGTTTCTTCCTTCTTTCCATTGTTCGACGCGGCTGGTGTCGTTGCGAAGAGGGACATCATCCGCCCTGCCCATTCTGCCGGGTTTACCGCAGCGCCGCTGATCGCCTGGCGGAGGTATACGTCGAACTGCTTTTGCGAAGTGGCCAGAACGGTCATGAACGGTCCAAAGAACTGCTCGATCGTGCTTTGCAGTACTGGCAGGTTGGCGCGGATCGCCTGGTGGATCAAGGCAGACGGAAAAAGGTCAAGCTTCGGAGGATCGCGGTCCAAAAGGACCTGGAGGAGAACCAGGCTGGTAATGTCCTGGTTGGTACGCGAGTCCGTAATACAAACGTCGTGTCCCGCCCGGACCAGGTCGTAGACCTCGTGAAGTGTTACATGACAACTGCGGGTCGTGTCGTAATACCGCCGATTCGGATATTTCTTGATCTGTAGGAGTTGAGACTTGGAAGCTTCTTCAGTCATGTTGCAATCCTAGCCCGAATGTGGAAAGCGAGCATAGTGCGAATGCGCTCGAATGTCAACGAGTGATCATTTGAAACGTTGCAAAGTGTTTTATATAAAGCATTTATAATCGTTTAAGGTTCATGCTGCAATTGCACGATATTTCTTGACGCAGTTGCACAAAACAATATACTGTGTTCGTTGTGGCGGGTTCCTTCGTCACGAGTGCAAGTCAGGGTCGGTGGAAAAAAAGACAAATCTAAGGAGATGATGTGATGGTGGCGGAATCGCAGGAGACGATGAAGCGGATGTTTGATTCGGTGGCGGAGACGGCGCGGACGACGTACGAGGCGGGTCGGCGCATGCAGGAGTCGTGGTTCGATGCGGTTGGCTCGGGCCTGAATGGGGAATCGCAGAAGAAGTTCTCCTTTAATGGCGAGGGCTTCATGAAGCAGTGGTTCCCAATGGTCGGGCGAAACCTGGGCATCTGGCTCGATGCGACCAATGAGGCGTTCCAGGCGAACATGAACGTCCATCGCCGCACGTGCGAGACCATCGGTAAGTTCGGCGAGAAGGACTTCGTGGAAGAGCAGCGCCAACTGGCGGACGCCAGCGCGACCTCGTTCCGCAGCACGATGGACGCCTACACGAAGGCCGGCCAGGCGGTCTCCGAGAACTGGACGAATTGGTGCCGGTCGGCGACATGCTGCAGCGGGTCGGGAAGCGAGTAGATCAAGGCCGAGAGGTTCTGTGTCGTGTTTCAGAGCAAGACGTCCTCGCTGGCACAGCTATTGCTCGCCCGGTTCGCCGGAGGCGCGAAGTCCGCGCGCTCTATTTTCGGCTCGTGTCGGCCGATCGGTCCGCCCATGCGGCCGCGGCGAGTGGGCCTTCCTTCCTACCCTGGAGCGAGGTGAGCCATGGTGAAGAACGTTTACATTGCCGGTGGCGTGCGGACGCCATTCGGGTCGTTTGGCGGGTCGATGAGCGGATTGTCGGCAGCGGAGCTTGGAGCGCTGGCGATCCGGGGTGCACTGAAGCGAGCCGGGGTCGACGGCAAGCATGTTGATGAAGTGATGATGGGCAATGTGATCGGCGCCGGACTGGGCCAGAACATCGCCCGGCAATGCACGCTGGCCGCCGGGCTGGACACGTCGGTCGGCGCCACGACGATCAGCAAGGTTTGCGGGTCAGCGATGCGTGCGGTCATTCACGCGGCACAGGCTATTGAGTGCGGCGATGCCGAGCTGATGGTCGCGGGCGGTACGGAAAGCATGAGCAACGCGCCGTACCTTCTCCCCAAGGCGCGGACGGGGTATCGCATGGGCAACGGCACGCTGGTCGACGCGATGATCAACGACGGCCTGTGGGACGTGTACACCAATCGGCACATGGGGACCTGCGGGGATCAGTGCGCGACCAAGTACGACATTACGCGCAAGGATCAGGATGACTTCGCCGTCTCCAGCTTCGAGCGGGCCATCAAGGCGTGGGACGAGGGCTTCTACAAGGACATCGTGGTTCCGGCAGAGATCAAGATCAAGAAAGCTACGACCGTCGTAGAGCGCGACGAGGGCATGAGCAAGTACCAGGGGGCCGACAAGCTGCGCTCGCTGGCACCTGCGTTCGGACCGGAGAGCACGATCACGGCGGGCAATGCATCGAGCATCAGCGACGGTGCGGCCGCGATGATCGTTGTGGGCGAAGAGAAGATGAAAGCCCTGGGAATCAAGCCCGAAGCCCGAATCATCGGGCATGCCAACGTGGCGATGGAATCGGACTGGTTCACGATCGCGCCGATCCATGCCATCCGGAAGCTGTGTGAGAAGATCAAGGTCAAGCCCGGTGACGTGGATCTATATGAGATCAACGAGGCATTCGCCGTTGTGAGCGTGGTGGCGATCCGCGAGCTCAAGCTCGATCCGGCGAAGGTGAACGTTGCGGGCGGGGCGGTTTCGATCGGGCATCCGATCGGAGCGACCGGCGCGCGATTGATTTCGACGCTGGCGCGGGCGCTGGAGCGGCAGAACAAGAAGCTGGGCATCGCCTGTCTGTGCATTGGCGGCGGAGAATCGAGCGCCATCGCGATCGAGCGCGTGGCATGACGACAACAGGCGAGAACCATCAGCCATAAAGGGAAACCATGAGCGGATCATCACAGCAGCCGGCGGACATGTTCACGAAGTTCTGGACGGACATGATGTCCCGAATGACGTCCGCAGCATCGACCATGCCGGGCATGGCCCCGGCATCGCCTCCACCCCCGCCGCCGGAGGAATTTCTCAAGCAGATGCGGCAGT from the Phycisphaerae bacterium genome contains:
- a CDS encoding DMT family transporter; protein product: MSADLVGQLYALGAALTWSISLVLFRLSGEHVPPLALNLYKNVVAMVLLALTLIITGDSADVIRTFHWEDHAIMVISGFLGIALADTAFLYALNMVGVGLVTVIECLYSPLVVLFAFLMLSESMTGLQIAGAIFVLSGLFVSSRHEPPRNRTRGELLSGFLFGAVSIALMAYGIVLARPVLVVVGYPLIWAALLRLSAGTAALALIVLASPKRKRYWSVFRPSRVWWTSAPAAFFGTYLAMVFWIGGFKHTQAAIAAILNQTSVAFALILATFILHEPFTRRKAVAVAFATVGVGLVVGGAK
- a CDS encoding bifunctional methionine sulfoxide reductase B/A protein, with product MTGPRSKAGESYAGTPGAGENAKPTQAKISRSGYDVTPLSKSEVEKLSQKLNEQEKDILLRDCTEPAFTGGLVKNKDTGMYVCKLCGLPLYASDTKFESGTGWPSFFKPIDPDHVREVRDTSHGMVRTEIVCARCGGHLGHVFEDGPAPTGQRYCMNSAALDFVKEGKDMPEGSLPVDKKTAYFAGGCFWGIEDQFQQVPGVLDAVSGYQGGQTKDPSYKEVCTGTTGHAETVRVTYDANRVSYRELLEWFFKFHNPTQLNRQGPDVGEQYRSAIFTVDEDQARKARAYIEELSKSDRFKGKKIVTQVEPAGPFYEAEQYHQDYHAKHGGSCALPG
- a CDS encoding deoxyribodipyrimidine photo-lyase encodes the protein MSSSASRRTILWFRRDLRLADHPALLAATQNDAVIIPTFIWSPDEGGAWKPGAAGKWWLHQSLAALDNALRDLGSRLIVRRGNALEELRRLAAETKAQAIYWSRQYEPTAAKRDSKIEKELREDGLEVHTFNGALLFEPWEIANAEGEPYQVFTAYWRNCSKQLRRQAPSGAPRKLQAPGRWPESVELEALQLEPSVDWVGGLRENWTPGEGGARAQLERFLDRSLGHYADQRNRPDVEGTSRLSPHLHLGEISPGQILHAMDQNPDSDGREMPASRRSFLSELGWREFAHHLLHHFPHTVDQPLRDQFAAFPWKDDSKLLRAWQKGRTGYPIVDAGMRELWTTGWMHNRVRMVAASFLVKDLLIPWQRGAEWFWDTLVDADLANNTLGWQWTAGCGADAAPYFRIFNPVSQGQKFDPLCDYVRKWVPELRELPDRYVHAPWEAPDSVLAEAGVKLGQQYPEPIVDHAEARNRALAAYEKIKKKSQ
- a CDS encoding thiolase family protein is translated as MVKNVYIAGGVRTPFGSFGGSMSGLSAAELGALAIRGALKRAGVDGKHVDEVMMGNVIGAGLGQNIARQCTLAAGLDTSVGATTISKVCGSAMRAVIHAAQAIECGDAELMVAGGTESMSNAPYLLPKARTGYRMGNGTLVDAMINDGLWDVYTNRHMGTCGDQCATKYDITRKDQDDFAVSSFERAIKAWDEGFYKDIVVPAEIKIKKATTVVERDEGMSKYQGADKLRSLAPAFGPESTITAGNASSISDGAAAMIVVGEEKMKALGIKPEARIIGHANVAMESDWFTIAPIHAIRKLCEKIKVKPGDVDLYEINEAFAVVSVVAIRELKLDPAKVNVAGGAVSIGHPIGATGARLISTLARALERQNKKLGIACLCIGGGESSAIAIERVA